In one Nocardioides luteus genomic region, the following are encoded:
- the hutU gene encoding urocanate hydratase — protein MSEPRTVRAARGPEITAKTWQTEAAKRMLMNNLDPEVAERPDDLVVYGGTGRAARSWEAYDAIVRTLDELEADETLLVQSGKPVGVFRTHEWAPRVLIANSNLVGDWATWPEFRRLESLGLTMYGQMTAGSWIYIGTQGILQGTYECFAAIARKRFGGTLAGTLTLTGGAGGMGGAQPLAVTLNEGVVIVVDVDAARLQRRVDHGYMDTVASSLEDALAQADEAKKARTPRSIGLLGNCAAVFPEVLARGVEIDIVTDQTSAHDPLSYLPLDYTVEEWAARADEDPDDFTEKAQASMAKHVEAMVGFLDHGAEVFDYGNSLREGARLGGFANAFAFPGFVPAYIRPLFEEGLGPFRWAALSGDPEDIARTDRAIVELFPENEGLKRWITQAGEKVHFEGLPARICWLGYQERHLAGLKFNEMVASGELSAPVVIGRDHLDSGSVASPYRETEAMKDGSDAIADWPLLNALLNTASGASWVSIHHGGGVGIGRSIHAGQVCVADGTPLAAQKIERVLTNDPGSGVMRHVDAGYEHAREVARERGLNVPMLD, from the coding sequence ATGAGCGAACCACGCACTGTCCGCGCAGCCCGCGGCCCCGAGATCACCGCCAAGACCTGGCAGACAGAGGCCGCCAAGCGCATGCTGATGAACAACCTCGACCCGGAGGTGGCCGAGCGCCCCGACGACCTGGTCGTCTACGGCGGCACCGGCCGCGCCGCCCGGTCGTGGGAGGCCTACGACGCCATCGTCCGCACCCTCGACGAGCTCGAGGCCGACGAGACGCTGCTGGTGCAGTCGGGCAAGCCGGTCGGCGTGTTCCGCACCCATGAGTGGGCGCCCCGGGTGCTGATCGCCAACTCCAACCTCGTCGGTGACTGGGCGACCTGGCCGGAGTTCCGGCGGCTGGAGTCGCTCGGCCTGACCATGTACGGCCAGATGACCGCCGGCTCGTGGATCTACATCGGCACCCAGGGCATCCTCCAGGGCACCTACGAGTGCTTCGCCGCGATCGCGCGCAAGAGGTTCGGCGGCACGCTCGCCGGCACCCTGACCCTGACCGGCGGCGCCGGCGGCATGGGTGGCGCCCAGCCGCTCGCGGTCACGCTCAACGAGGGCGTCGTGATCGTCGTCGACGTCGACGCGGCCCGCCTCCAGCGCCGGGTCGACCACGGCTACATGGACACCGTCGCGTCCTCCCTCGAGGACGCACTGGCCCAGGCCGACGAGGCCAAGAAGGCGCGTACGCCACGCTCCATCGGTCTCCTCGGCAACTGCGCCGCGGTCTTCCCGGAGGTCCTGGCACGTGGGGTCGAGATCGACATCGTCACCGACCAGACCTCGGCGCACGACCCGCTCTCCTACCTCCCGCTGGACTACACCGTCGAGGAGTGGGCCGCGCGGGCCGACGAGGACCCCGACGACTTCACCGAGAAGGCGCAGGCCTCGATGGCCAAGCACGTCGAGGCGATGGTCGGCTTCCTGGACCACGGGGCCGAGGTGTTCGACTACGGCAACTCGCTGCGCGAGGGGGCCCGACTCGGTGGCTTCGCGAACGCGTTCGCGTTCCCGGGCTTCGTGCCCGCCTACATCCGCCCGCTCTTCGAGGAGGGTCTCGGCCCGTTCCGCTGGGCGGCACTCTCGGGCGACCCCGAGGACATCGCCAGGACCGACCGGGCCATCGTCGAGCTCTTCCCCGAGAACGAGGGGCTCAAGCGCTGGATCACCCAGGCCGGTGAGAAGGTGCACTTCGAGGGCCTCCCGGCGCGGATCTGCTGGCTGGGCTACCAGGAGCGCCACCTCGCCGGGCTGAAGTTCAACGAGATGGTCGCCTCCGGCGAGCTCTCGGCGCCGGTCGTCATCGGCCGCGACCACCTCGACTCCGGCTCGGTGGCTTCGCCCTACCGCGAGACCGAGGCCATGAAGGACGGATCCGACGCGATCGCCGACTGGCCGCTGCTCAACGCCCTCCTCAACACCGCCTCCGGCGCGAGCTGGGTGAGCATCCATCACGGCGGGGGCGTCGGCATCGGCCGTTCCATCCATGCCGGCCAGGTCTGCGTCGCCGACGGCACTCCCCTGGCCGCCCAGAAGATCGAGCGCGTCCTGACCAACGACCCCGGGTCCGGCGTCATGCGCCACGTCGACGCCGGCTACGAGCACGCGCGCGAGGTCGCTCGTGAGCGCGGCCTCAACGTACCGATGCTCGACTAG
- a CDS encoding YihY/virulence factor BrkB family protein has translation MASQRVRSGPPGVDADSPEEIPRTGWVQIVKRAWGEAKSDQLPLLAAGVAFYSFLAVFPAMIAAVMLYGLVRDPGDVQREVDELSQTLPSDAASVLTTQLEAITSTSSGSLGLGLLVSLILALWSASGGVGSIMSAVNIAYDEEETRGFVKRKLLSLGLTVAAIVFVIVTISLVAVAPALLDNLVDAGPVRWGLEAARWVGLVVAMSIALAVLYKVAPDRDDAELRWVSVGAVVATVLWLVASVGFSLYVDNFGSYNKTYGALAGVVVLLLWLWLTMYVVLLGAEINAEAEQQTVADTTVGPDEPLGERGAVKADSVPDDQTPRPADP, from the coding sequence ATGGCATCTCAGCGCGTTCGCAGCGGGCCCCCGGGCGTAGACGCGGACTCGCCGGAGGAGATCCCGCGCACAGGCTGGGTCCAGATTGTGAAGCGGGCGTGGGGAGAGGCGAAGTCCGACCAGCTACCTCTGCTGGCGGCCGGCGTCGCCTTCTACTCGTTCCTGGCGGTGTTTCCGGCGATGATCGCGGCGGTGATGCTCTATGGTCTGGTCCGCGACCCCGGGGACGTTCAGCGCGAAGTCGACGAACTGTCCCAGACGCTGCCCTCGGACGCGGCGAGCGTACTGACCACCCAGTTGGAGGCGATCACCTCCACCTCGTCGGGTTCCCTCGGGCTCGGGCTGCTGGTCAGCCTGATCCTGGCACTGTGGAGCGCTTCAGGCGGCGTCGGCAGCATCATGAGCGCGGTCAACATCGCCTATGACGAGGAGGAGACGCGCGGATTCGTCAAGCGCAAGCTGCTGTCCCTCGGGCTCACCGTCGCTGCGATCGTGTTCGTGATCGTGACGATCTCGTTGGTGGCGGTCGCTCCGGCGCTGCTCGACAACCTCGTCGACGCCGGTCCGGTGCGTTGGGGTCTGGAGGCGGCACGCTGGGTGGGTCTGGTGGTCGCGATGTCGATCGCGCTGGCCGTCCTCTACAAGGTGGCCCCGGACCGCGACGACGCCGAGCTCCGTTGGGTTTCCGTGGGAGCCGTCGTGGCGACGGTCCTGTGGCTGGTAGCCAGCGTCGGCTTCTCCCTGTACGTGGACAACTTCGGCTCCTACAACAAGACCTATGGCGCGCTGGCCGGCGTGGTCGTGTTGCTGCTGTGGCTGTGGCTGACGATGTACGTCGTGCTGCTGGGTGCCGAGATCAACGCGGAGGCCGAGCAGCAGACCGTAGCGGACACCACGGTCGGCCCGGATGAACCGCTCGGCGAGCGCGGCGCGGTGAAGGCTGACAGCGTTCCCGATGACCAGACCCCGCGACCGGCCGACCCCTGA
- a CDS encoding helix-turn-helix domain-containing protein, with amino-acid sequence MADDSDMFGDALAANIRSAREAAGMTVAALAEASGVSRAMISKIERGEAQPTAVLLARLSGALELTLSELIARVEGDAVRVARRAEQPEWTDPETGYVRRAVSPPAREILELVEVEFPAGASVAAPASAYAFKEQQIWVLSGHLRFVEGDLVHELDAGDCLQLGPPADCVFVNPTDEPCRYLVVLGKRRG; translated from the coding sequence ATGGCTGACGATAGTGACATGTTTGGTGATGCCCTGGCTGCCAACATCAGGTCGGCGCGGGAGGCTGCCGGGATGACCGTGGCGGCTCTCGCCGAGGCTTCCGGCGTCTCGCGGGCGATGATCTCCAAGATCGAGCGGGGCGAGGCGCAGCCGACGGCGGTGCTTCTCGCCCGCCTCTCCGGTGCGCTGGAGCTGACCCTGTCCGAGCTGATCGCGCGGGTCGAGGGGGACGCCGTGCGCGTGGCCAGGCGTGCCGAGCAGCCCGAGTGGACGGACCCCGAGACCGGTTACGTACGCCGCGCCGTCTCGCCGCCCGCGCGCGAGATCCTGGAGCTGGTCGAGGTGGAGTTCCCGGCGGGTGCGTCGGTGGCCGCGCCGGCCTCGGCGTACGCCTTCAAGGAGCAGCAGATCTGGGTGCTCTCGGGGCACCTGCGGTTCGTCGAGGGCGACCTCGTCCACGAGCTCGACGCGGGGGACTGCCTGCAGCTGGGGCCACCGGCCGACTGCGTCTTCGTCAACCCGACCGACGAGCCGTGCCGCTATCTGGTCGTGCTCGGCAAGCGGCGTGGGTGA
- a CDS encoding arsinothricin resistance N-acetyltransferase ArsN1 family B, with protein sequence MPSWTIRDATPDDAAACAAIYEPYVRDTVISFETEPPTTEEMADRIKAAQAEHAWLVLEADDRVVGYAYATSHRTRAAYRWACDVSIYLETGRRRSGAGKALYAALLPILRERGYRRALAGIALPNEASIGLHRSFGFTDVGVYRRIGWKLDAWHDVAWMQLDL encoded by the coding sequence ATGCCCTCCTGGACCATCCGCGACGCCACCCCCGACGATGCCGCGGCCTGCGCGGCGATCTACGAGCCGTACGTCCGCGACACCGTCATCTCCTTCGAGACCGAGCCACCGACGACCGAGGAGATGGCCGACCGCATCAAAGCAGCCCAGGCCGAGCACGCCTGGCTCGTCCTGGAGGCCGACGACAGGGTGGTCGGCTATGCGTACGCCACCAGCCACCGCACCCGCGCCGCCTACCGGTGGGCCTGCGACGTGTCGATCTACCTCGAGACCGGCCGCCGCCGCAGCGGCGCCGGCAAGGCCCTGTACGCCGCCCTCCTCCCGATCCTCCGCGAGCGCGGCTACCGCCGAGCCCTGGCCGGGATCGCGCTCCCCAACGAGGCGAGCATCGGCCTCCACCGCTCCTTCGGGTTCACCGACGTCGGCGTCTACCGCCGCATCGGCTGGAAGCTCGACGCCTGGCACGACGTCGCCTGGATGCAGCTGGACCTCTGA
- a CDS encoding TetR/AcrR family transcriptional regulator, with product MTTPVKGLRAAKVAETQERILDAARALFVRDGYHATALTAVADRARVGHRTVYVRFGTKAALLRSVVDVAIGGDAEQRSVGEREWFQAALTGPALPDRIAALIGGIADLMGRAGDLFEVVLQAQASEPELAEAFQSGRVDTRDLLRRFVRTARDDGLLAEVADPVWQEETVALACQAETYLLLRRTTGWGSGEYRDWLRRTLTEVLAPA from the coding sequence GTGACCACACCTGTCAAGGGGCTTCGGGCTGCGAAGGTGGCCGAGACCCAGGAGCGCATCCTCGACGCCGCGCGAGCGCTGTTCGTGCGCGACGGCTACCACGCGACCGCTCTCACGGCGGTCGCCGACCGCGCCAGGGTCGGACACCGGACGGTCTATGTCCGGTTCGGCACCAAGGCGGCTCTGCTGCGGAGCGTCGTCGATGTGGCCATCGGGGGAGATGCTGAGCAGCGGAGCGTCGGTGAACGCGAATGGTTTCAGGCGGCCCTCACGGGGCCGGCTCTTCCGGACCGCATCGCGGCACTCATCGGCGGGATCGCCGACCTGATGGGGCGGGCCGGTGATCTGTTCGAGGTCGTCCTGCAGGCGCAGGCCTCCGAGCCGGAGCTGGCCGAGGCCTTCCAGTCGGGCCGCGTCGACACCCGCGATCTCCTGAGGCGCTTCGTCCGGACCGCCCGCGACGACGGCCTGCTCGCGGAGGTGGCCGACCCGGTGTGGCAGGAGGAGACGGTGGCCCTGGCGTGCCAGGCGGAGACCTACCTGCTGCTGCGGCGTACGACGGGGTGGGGGTCGGGGGAGTATCGCGACTGGTTGCGGCGGACGTTGACGGAGGTGCTCGCTCCCGCCTGA
- a CDS encoding VOC family protein: MLTTDAPALDGVHHVKLPVSDLERSRSWYASRLGYDTLIEFTKGGRTTGITMRHPNGGPMIGFVLNPELAVRASGFDYFSIGVRDKADLEELAERLGGLGEENAGVHFATIGWILPGTHDPDGHEVRFYTNDHHTHVPDEDLPLVVDDPIGTEAERERAHHAKAVPPSAC; this comes from the coding sequence ATGCTCACCACCGACGCTCCCGCCCTGGACGGGGTGCACCACGTGAAGCTGCCGGTCAGCGACCTCGAGCGCTCGCGTTCGTGGTACGCGTCCAGGCTCGGCTACGACACGTTGATCGAGTTCACCAAGGGCGGCCGGACGACCGGCATCACCATGCGTCACCCGAACGGCGGGCCGATGATCGGGTTCGTCCTCAACCCTGAACTCGCCGTCCGGGCGAGCGGCTTCGACTACTTCTCGATCGGCGTACGCGACAAGGCGGATCTCGAGGAGCTGGCCGAGCGTCTCGGCGGGCTCGGCGAGGAGAACGCCGGCGTCCATTTCGCCACCATCGGCTGGATCCTGCCGGGCACGCACGACCCCGACGGCCATGAGGTCCGCTTCTACACCAACGACCATCACACCCACGTTCCCGACGAGGATCTGCCGCTGGTGGTCGACGACCCGATCGGCACCGAGGCCGAGCGCGAACGAGCCCACCACGCGAAAGCGGTCCCTCCCAGCGCTTGCTGA
- a CDS encoding CPBP family intramembrane glutamic endopeptidase produces MSTVMEPPSGLAYYQVQRSGRSGWGRPLVGLILIGLCVFFVSPAVVLVGFEVFFVLTGDDVATGMARVADVENVTPESLAFLLLSLAGAIPAAMLLCWALHGLRPGWLASVERRIRWPWLLQCLGIAAITMVVTVIIASRLPIPGDDLGPSTLNPYTSTMRDFVLVIVLLTPLQAAGEEYLFRGYIFQTFGSLFGGMAWARTVSVTITALLFASAHGSQDLPLFLDRFAFGIVAGICVIATGGIEAGIAMHVLNNFVSLGMAVAFGDISAVLNTSEGSWWRIPVTLVQSGVFLALTVWAARSAGLSTTTKSV; encoded by the coding sequence ATGAGCACGGTCATGGAGCCGCCCTCGGGACTGGCGTACTACCAGGTGCAGCGCAGCGGGCGCAGCGGCTGGGGGCGCCCCCTGGTCGGACTCATCCTGATCGGACTGTGCGTCTTCTTCGTCTCGCCGGCGGTGGTGCTGGTCGGCTTCGAGGTCTTCTTCGTGCTCACCGGCGACGACGTCGCCACCGGGATGGCCCGGGTCGCCGACGTGGAGAACGTCACCCCGGAGTCGCTGGCCTTCCTGCTGCTCTCGCTCGCCGGGGCGATCCCGGCGGCGATGCTGCTGTGCTGGGCGCTGCACGGGCTTCGGCCGGGGTGGCTCGCCTCGGTCGAGCGACGGATCCGCTGGCCGTGGCTGCTGCAGTGTCTCGGGATCGCGGCGATCACCATGGTCGTCACCGTCATCATCGCCTCGCGGCTGCCGATCCCCGGCGACGATCTCGGGCCCAGCACGCTCAACCCCTACACGAGCACGATGCGCGACTTCGTGCTCGTGATCGTGCTGCTCACCCCGCTGCAGGCGGCGGGGGAGGAGTACCTCTTCCGTGGCTACATCTTCCAGACCTTCGGCTCGCTCTTCGGCGGGATGGCCTGGGCGCGCACCGTCTCGGTGACGATCACCGCGCTGCTGTTCGCCTCCGCCCACGGATCCCAGGACCTCCCGCTGTTCCTGGACCGGTTCGCCTTCGGGATCGTCGCCGGCATCTGCGTGATTGCGACCGGTGGCATCGAGGCCGGCATCGCGATGCACGTCCTCAACAACTTCGTCAGCCTCGGCATGGCGGTCGCCTTCGGCGACATCTCGGCGGTGCTCAACACCTCCGAGGGGTCGTGGTGGCGGATCCCGGTCACCCTGGTCCAGTCGGGCGTCTTCCTGGCGCTGACCGTGTGGGCGGCGCGATCAGCAGGCCTGTCGACCACGACGAAGAGCGTCTAG
- the gltX gene encoding glutamate--tRNA ligase, which translates to MAPSPTGSPHVGLVRTALFNWAFARHHGGTFVFRIEDTDKARNTQESYDGLIDLMRWLGLDWDEGVEVGGPYGPYRQSERSEIYADALGRLRASSHVYECYCTGEEVTARYEERLAAYKAAKAAGEKGEAPAQGYDNHCRDLSEDQIKAYEAEGRSSVPRFRMPDGSITFDDLVRGEVTFETKHVPDYALARANGDPLYTLTAPVDDATMNITHVFRGEDLLSSTPRQIALFDAFVEIGLAERAPAYGHLPYVMGQGNKKLSKRDPEAHALKYREEGFLPEGLLNYVALLGWAIAADRDIFTMEEMVEAFEISDVVKNPARFDIKKAEAINASHMRLLPVEEITHRVIPYLKADGVIGDPVHDADAQMLEAAMPLVAERINKLGEASDMLRFLFVPEADFALDEEDAAKLLDEEGLGVVRASHDALAGLSTWSTAAIQDALTAALIDGLGLKPRKAYGPVRVAVTGKRISPPLFESMELLGRERTLGRLKAVLGRS; encoded by the coding sequence ATGGCACCTTCGCCGACGGGCTCGCCCCACGTCGGCCTGGTCCGGACGGCCCTGTTCAACTGGGCCTTCGCCCGCCACCACGGCGGCACCTTCGTCTTCCGCATCGAGGACACCGACAAGGCGCGCAACACCCAGGAGTCCTACGACGGGCTCATCGACCTGATGCGCTGGCTCGGCCTCGACTGGGACGAGGGGGTCGAGGTCGGCGGCCCCTACGGCCCCTACCGCCAGTCGGAGCGCTCGGAGATCTACGCCGACGCCCTCGGCCGGCTGCGCGCCTCCTCCCACGTCTACGAGTGCTACTGCACCGGCGAGGAGGTCACCGCCCGCTACGAAGAGCGGCTCGCCGCCTACAAGGCCGCGAAGGCCGCCGGCGAGAAGGGCGAGGCGCCCGCTCAGGGCTACGACAACCACTGCCGCGACCTGAGCGAGGACCAGATCAAGGCGTACGAGGCGGAGGGCCGCTCCTCGGTCCCGCGGTTCCGCATGCCCGACGGCTCGATCACCTTCGACGACCTCGTCCGCGGCGAGGTGACCTTCGAGACCAAGCACGTCCCCGACTACGCGCTCGCGCGCGCCAACGGCGACCCGCTCTACACGCTCACCGCGCCGGTCGACGACGCCACCATGAACATCACCCACGTCTTCCGCGGTGAGGACCTGCTCTCCTCGACCCCGCGGCAGATCGCGCTCTTCGACGCCTTCGTCGAGATCGGCCTGGCCGAGCGCGCACCGGCCTACGGTCACCTGCCCTACGTCATGGGCCAGGGCAACAAGAAGCTCTCCAAGCGCGACCCCGAGGCGCACGCGCTGAAGTACCGCGAGGAGGGGTTCCTGCCCGAGGGGCTGCTCAACTACGTGGCGCTGCTCGGCTGGGCGATCGCGGCCGACCGCGACATCTTCACCATGGAGGAGATGGTCGAGGCCTTCGAGATCTCCGACGTGGTCAAGAACCCGGCCCGCTTCGACATCAAGAAGGCCGAGGCGATCAACGCCTCCCACATGCGGCTGCTGCCGGTCGAGGAGATCACCCACCGGGTGATTCCCTACCTCAAGGCCGACGGCGTCATCGGTGACCCGGTGCACGACGCCGACGCGCAGATGCTCGAGGCCGCGATGCCGCTGGTCGCCGAGCGGATCAACAAGCTCGGCGAGGCCTCCGACATGCTGCGGTTCCTCTTCGTCCCCGAGGCCGACTTCGCCCTCGACGAGGAGGACGCCGCCAAGCTGCTCGACGAGGAGGGTCTGGGTGTCGTCCGGGCGTCGCACGACGCCCTTGCCGGTCTCTCCACCTGGTCGACGGCCGCCATCCAGGACGCACTGACCGCGGCCCTGATCGACGGTCTCGGGCTCAAGCCGCGCAAGGCGTACGGCCCGGTGCGGGTCGCGGTCACCGGCAAGCGGATCAGTCCGCCGCTGTTCGAATCCATGGAGCTGCTCGGCCGGGAGCGTACGCTGGGGCGCCTGAAGGCGGTTCTCGGGAGGAGCTGA
- a CDS encoding fumarylacetoacetate hydrolase family protein, protein MRIARFTTKGGEPQFGVVMGDLDGYGQLSEDATVVALQGDPLFSGINLTDQVHKFDDVKLLAPVIPRSKVVAVARNYAKHAAELGNEVPEEPLFFIKPNTAVCGPNDAIQRPAGVEDLHYEGELAIVIGRICRDVPAEKVKDVIYGMTVANDVTARDVQRRLKHFSQAKGYDTFCPLGPWIETEVEPEQLAAGVRIQTFLNGDVVQDGSTKDLVHDIPKLIAHISSVMTLLPGDVILTGTPEGVGPMEPGDEIEIFVEGLGALTNKVAQR, encoded by the coding sequence GTGCGCATCGCCAGATTCACGACCAAGGGTGGCGAGCCCCAGTTCGGCGTCGTCATGGGGGACCTAGACGGCTACGGCCAGCTCAGCGAGGACGCGACCGTGGTCGCGCTCCAGGGCGACCCGCTGTTCTCGGGCATCAACCTCACCGATCAGGTCCACAAGTTCGACGACGTCAAGCTGCTCGCGCCGGTGATCCCGCGCAGCAAGGTGGTCGCGGTCGCCCGCAACTACGCCAAGCACGCCGCCGAGCTGGGCAACGAGGTGCCGGAGGAGCCGCTCTTCTTCATCAAGCCCAACACCGCGGTGTGCGGCCCGAACGACGCGATCCAGCGGCCGGCGGGTGTCGAGGACCTGCACTACGAGGGTGAGCTCGCGATCGTGATCGGCCGGATCTGCCGCGATGTCCCGGCGGAGAAGGTGAAGGACGTCATCTACGGGATGACCGTGGCCAACGACGTCACCGCGCGCGACGTCCAGCGCCGCCTCAAGCACTTCTCCCAGGCGAAGGGCTACGACACCTTCTGCCCGCTCGGCCCCTGGATCGAGACCGAGGTCGAGCCGGAGCAGCTCGCGGCCGGCGTACGTATCCAGACATTCCTCAACGGCGACGTCGTCCAGGACGGGTCCACGAAGGACCTCGTCCACGACATCCCCAAGCTGATCGCCCACATCAGCAGCGTGATGACGCTGCTGCCGGGCGATGTGATCCTCACCGGCACCCCCGAGGGTGTCGGCCCCATGGAGCCCGGCGACGAGATCGAGATCTTCGTCGAGGGGCTCGGAGCTCTGACGAACAAGGTGGCACAGCGTTGA
- a CDS encoding 3-methyladenine DNA glycosylase produces MEVLSRSEWTARAAAHHARLAPYVEPHLARRGARVKHPVNDFLFTYYSYRPAQLLRWHPGFGVTLSDAAEYADLRGYSNGTVSLEFLADKRLLVETLLKLLRATASRDGNFGCFGLHEWAMVYRLTPEQVRHADWPLRLGTAGTDRVVESHRIACSHFDAYRFFTPPAAPLNTLSPRSDDRAAFEQPGCLHGNMDLYKHAFRLSPLISSDLVADCFELAWEIRTMDMKAAPYDLAELGLDPIRIETAAGKQEYAAAQRAFAERAAPLRERLIAECERLLEA; encoded by the coding sequence GTGGAGGTGCTGTCGCGTTCGGAGTGGACCGCTCGCGCGGCCGCCCACCACGCGCGCCTGGCGCCCTACGTCGAGCCGCATCTCGCCCGCCGCGGCGCCCGGGTCAAGCACCCGGTCAACGACTTCCTCTTCACCTACTACTCCTACCGCCCCGCTCAGCTGCTGCGCTGGCACCCGGGGTTCGGGGTGACGCTGTCGGACGCAGCGGAGTACGCGGATCTGCGCGGCTATTCGAACGGCACGGTCTCTCTTGAGTTCCTCGCCGACAAGCGCCTGCTCGTCGAGACGCTGCTGAAGCTCCTTCGGGCGACCGCTTCGCGCGACGGCAACTTCGGCTGCTTCGGCCTGCACGAGTGGGCGATGGTCTATCGGCTGACCCCGGAGCAGGTACGCCACGCCGACTGGCCCTTGCGGTTGGGAACCGCCGGCACCGACCGCGTCGTCGAGTCCCACCGCATCGCGTGCAGCCACTTCGACGCGTACCGCTTCTTCACTCCCCCGGCCGCACCGCTCAACACCCTCTCGCCACGATCGGACGATCGCGCCGCCTTCGAGCAACCGGGATGCCTGCACGGCAACATGGACCTCTACAAGCACGCCTTCCGGCTCTCGCCGCTGATCTCCTCCGACCTCGTCGCCGACTGCTTCGAGCTCGCCTGGGAGATCCGCACCATGGACATGAAGGCCGCTCCCTACGACCTCGCCGAGCTCGGCCTCGACCCGATCCGGATCGAGACGGCCGCCGGGAAGCAGGAGTACGCCGCCGCCCAGCGCGCCTTCGCCGAGCGTGCCGCTCCGCTCCGGGAGCGCCTGATCGCCGAGTGCGAGCGGCTCCTCGAGGCGTAA
- a CDS encoding alpha/beta fold hydrolase, translating into MAIIPRPRKAAASITTTVGAAAGNVAHSLLYGGLADLRPMPRTLIDDGTRRELYHYRPVRGATPEGDPVLLVTPLAAPALCYDLRRGCSVVEHLVETNRPTYLVEYGEVNFADRSLGIEHWISHVVPEAVRSVSEHAGGRPVHVVGWSLGGIFAMLAAADSPDLPIASLAVLGSPCDVRQVPLIAPLRPLLNLPPGNLVTTAYQAFGGAPKPLVRWAFQLSSVDKMFTKPVAKLSNLADREFLAQLEAVDRFTDNIIAYPGRTFGQLYHHFFRTNALFGGKIDLGDHIVDLRDIKQPTIVVAGANDGIGPVASVRPLVDLLTSAKELRFEVVPGGHLGLLTGRAARETTWPLLDDWFGRHD; encoded by the coding sequence ATGGCCATCATTCCCCGCCCCCGAAAAGCTGCCGCCTCGATCACCACCACGGTCGGCGCCGCCGCGGGGAACGTCGCGCACTCGCTGCTCTACGGTGGGCTCGCCGACCTTCGGCCGATGCCGCGCACGCTGATCGACGACGGCACCAGGCGCGAGCTCTACCACTACCGGCCGGTGCGCGGGGCGACCCCGGAGGGCGACCCGGTGCTGCTGGTGACGCCGCTGGCGGCGCCGGCGCTCTGCTACGACCTGCGGCGAGGCTGCTCGGTCGTCGAGCACCTGGTGGAGACGAACCGGCCGACCTATCTGGTCGAGTACGGCGAGGTGAACTTCGCCGACCGCAGCCTCGGCATCGAGCACTGGATCTCCCACGTGGTGCCGGAGGCGGTCCGGTCGGTCTCCGAGCACGCGGGCGGGCGGCCGGTGCACGTGGTCGGCTGGTCGCTCGGCGGGATCTTCGCGATGCTCGCCGCCGCCGACTCCCCCGACCTCCCGATCGCCTCGCTCGCGGTGCTCGGCTCGCCCTGCGACGTACGTCAGGTGCCGTTGATCGCGCCGCTGCGGCCGCTGCTCAACCTGCCTCCGGGCAACCTGGTCACCACCGCCTACCAGGCCTTCGGAGGCGCCCCGAAGCCGCTGGTCAGGTGGGCTTTTCAGCTCTCGTCGGTCGATAAGATGTTCACCAAGCCGGTGGCGAAGCTGTCCAACCTGGCCGACCGCGAGTTCCTCGCCCAGCTCGAGGCGGTCGACCGGTTCACCGACAACATCATCGCCTACCCGGGGCGGACGTTCGGGCAGCTCTACCACCATTTCTTCCGCACCAACGCGCTGTTCGGCGGGAAGATCGATCTCGGCGACCACATCGTCGACCTGCGCGACATCAAGCAGCCCACCATCGTCGTCGCGGGTGCCAACGACGGCATCGGGCCTGTCGCCTCGGTCCGGCCGCTGGTCGATCTGCTCACCAGCGCCAAGGAGCTCCGCTTCGAGGTCGTTCCGGGCGGCCATCTCGGCCTGCTCACCGGCCGTGCTGCGCGTGAGACCACCTGGCCGCTCCTCGACGACTGGTTCGGCCGGCACGACTGA